In the Arachis ipaensis cultivar K30076 chromosome B10, Araip1.1, whole genome shotgun sequence genome, one interval contains:
- the LOC110268439 gene encoding vacuolar protein sorting-associated protein 41 homolog, whose translation MALVVFFAVCDLLLSYRWNVFDRWVFHFAHLRQLPDLVPYMPTENPRLRDTAYEVALVALATNSSYHKDLLSTVKSWPSVIYSALPVISAIKPQLNTSSMTDSLKEALAELYVIAGQYDKAFSFYADLMKPELFDFIDKYNLQDSIHEKVVQLMMLDCKRAVPLLIQHRDLISPQEVVKQLLNADVKCDCRYFLHLYLHSLFEVNPHCRLPFVWELR comes from the exons ATGGCATTAGTAGTTTTTTTTGCAGTTTGTGATTTGTTATTAAGTTACCGATGGAATGTATTCGACAGATGGGTATTTCATTTTGCCCACCTCCGTCAACTCCCTGATTTGGTTCCTTACATGCCAACAGAAAACCCTAGACTACGTGATACTGCTTATGAG GTTGCCCTTGTGGCATTGGCTACAAATTCATCTTATCATAAGGATCTCTTGTCCACTGTGAAATCATGGCCATCTGTAATTTATTCTGCATTACCTGTAATTTCAGCCATCAAACCTCAGCTCAATACTTCATCCATGACCGATTCGCTCAAGGAG GCATTGGCAGAGTTGTATGTTATTGCTGGGCAATATGATAAAGCATTTTCATTTTATGCTGAT CTTATGAAACCAGAACTCTTTGATTTCATTGATAAATATAACCTACAAGATTCAATCCATGAAAAG GTTGTCCAATTGATGATGTTGGATTGCAAGCGTGCAGTTCCTTTATTGATCCAGCATAGGGACTTAATAAGTCCACAAGAAGTTGTGAAGCAACTTCTAAATGCTGATGTTAAGTGTGACTGCAGATACTTTTTACATTTGTATCTCCATTCACTATTTGAAGTAAATCCGCATTGCAGGCTTCCTTTTGTTTGGGAGCTAAG GTAG